The Verrucomicrobiota bacterium genome segment CGGTTGCGGGCGGCGCCATTCACGTGTCCCGCAACATCTTCTTAGGCACGGAGAATTGCCACGAACGCATCGCCCTTCGAAACTTCAGTGCCCACCCGGTTGATTTCATCCTCACCCTCGATCTGGACGCTGACTTCCGGGACATCTTTGAGGTGCGCGGCATGGCCCGCACCAAAAAGGGAACGTTGCTGCCTCCCGAACCCGGTGAAAACGGCATCACCTTCCGCTATGAGGGAGCCGACGGTATCCGTCGCAGTACGATTATCCGGACCCGGCCGGCCCCCGCCCAGGTTTTGCCTTCCGGCCTGCGGTTCCACGTGCACCTGCGGCCGAAGCAGGAGTTCATCGTTGAAATGCTTGCGCGTTTTTTGCAGACCGGAAATGGCCACAAGGCGGAGCCGGCGAAGATCGACTATGAAGGCGCCCTGGCGGAGGTCACTTCGGCGCGCCAGCGGAACCAGGCCGGCTGCAACATCTACACCTCTAACGAGCAGTTTAATGACTGGCTTAACCGCTCGCAGGCAGACCTGCGGACGTTAATCTCGCCAACCCCGCATGGACCGTATCCCTACGCCGGCGTCCCTTGGTACAGTACCCCGTTCGGGCGCGACGGCATCATCACCGCCCTGCAATACCTTTGGGTGGACCCGACGGTCGCCAGGGGAGTTTTGCGTTTCCTCGCGGCCAACCAAGCCACCGAAGTCGGCCCGGCGGCCGACGCCGAACCCGGCAAGATCTTTCACGAAATGCGGCAAAGCGAAATGGCCGCCACCGGGGAAGTGCCGTTCCGGAAATATTACGGCAGCATCGATGCGACGCCGCTGTTTCTGATCCTCGCGCACGCCTACTTCGAGCGCACGGCTGACCGCGCGTTGATTGACGAGCTTTGGCCCAACCTGGAAATGGCCCTGCAATGGATCGATAAATATGGCGACCGCGACCAGGACGGGTTCGTCGAGTACGGCCGGGCTAACCCCCAGGGGCTCATCCAACAGGGATGGAAGGACTCGTACGATTCCGTTTTCCATGCCGACGGTTCGCTTGCCCCCGGCCCGATTGCGCTCTGCGAGGTGCAGGCGTACGTCTATGCGGCAAAACGTGGACTGGCTGAACTGGCGCGGCTTCGCGGCCGGGACGAACTGTCCGGCCAACTCGAAACCGCCGCCGAGAGCCTCAAGTCCAATTTCAGCCGCGCGTTCTGGTGCGAAGACCTCGGCTGCTTCGCCCTGGCTTTGGATGGAGATAAGCGCCCTTGCCGCGTCCGAACTTCAAATACCGGTCACGTGCTTTTCACGGGAATTGCCACCCCGGAACAGGAACGTAAAATCGTTTCTGTCCTTGGTTCGCCGGCGCTGTTCTCCGGCTGGGGCATCCGCACGCTCGCGACTTCGGAGGAACGGTATAACCCGATGTCATACCACAACGGGTCGGTCTGGCCCCACGACAATTCGCTCATCGCCTACGGCCTGTCGCAGGTCGCGGATAAGGGGTTGGCCACCCGGCTCCTGACCGGCTTGTTCGATGCGTCGATCATCTTCGACCTGCACCGCTTGCCGGAGCTTTTCTGCGGATTTGAACGCCGCCCCGGCAAAGCGCCTACAAACTACCCGGTGGCTTGTTCACCTCAGGCCTGGGCGTCCGGCGCGGTCTTCCTCATTCTCCGGAGTTGCCTGGGGCTGACCGTCAAAGCGCCCGAGTCACGGATCTACCTGGTCCGCCCGAGCCTGCCGGAATCAATCCAGGAAATCGAGATCCGCAACCTGCGGGTAAACGATGCGGTCGTGAAGCTCCGCTTCGTGCGTCACGATTACAGCGTGAGCGTCAACATCGCGGAGCGCCTCGGCCACGTCGAGATTGTTAGTATAAAGTGATCACACCGGTTTTCACTTTGGTTTGGTGAAGCTGGTCTTCGCCCCGGAGAGTAGCCCGGCAGTTCAATGCTTGGTGCAACGTAGGTTTGGCCTCGACAACCCGCGAAAGCAGACGGGGCAGGTTTTGAGCCCCGAAAGGGCGGCAGAAAATGCGAGCGACACCTTCTGACGGCCCTTCAGCAAATCCAACCCGGCGGGGCGGGCGTTTGTTAGGGAGGGCGTACCGGCGTGACGCTTTAGGAGGGCTGGGCCGGGGGAAACGCCTTCCCAGGGTAAACCCGGGGCTAAGTTCTTTTGGCCCTTCAGGCCATCAAACCGTCTATCGGCCCGTTGGGCCTGGACCATCTACACGGTTCAACAGGTGTAACGCTCGCGGGGCACCTGGGAAGGAAGACAAAATTTTCCTCCATGGCCCGTCGAAATGGTATAAGGGTGCGCAATACCTGTCTGTTACTCCGGGATGAAAGCGTCGAACTTCATCGGGCGGAACGAAAGTACCAATGCCAAAGGCAACCCGCCGGGCGACAATGAGGCCATGTTTGATCTGCTCTTTGAGCGCACGGCCGACGCCATCTGGTTGTTTGACCCGGCCACGGCCATCATCGTCGACTGTAACCAGGCGACCGTCGCGTTGATGCGCGGCAAGAGCAGGGCTGATCTTGTCGGTATGCGATGCATCGACTTCTCCCCTTCCGTGCAGCCGGACGGCACGCCAACCAAGGAAGCGGCGGCCCGCCACGTGGCCGAAATCCTTAAGAATGGTAACTTGCGCTTCGCGTGGACGGCACAACGGTTCGACGGCACCCAGGTACCGCTGGAAGTGACGGCCACGGCGATCGAGCGGGGCGGCCAACCGTTGTTTGTGCTGGTGGGGCGCGACATCACCGAGCGGAACCGAGCCGAGGCAGCGCTCCTGGAGAGCGAGGCGCGTTTCCGCTCGCTCTTTGAGCGCAGCGCCGACGCCATGACCCTTCTGGACCCGAAAACCCTCCGGTACGTCGAGGTGAACGACGCAGTTGCACGGCTGTTTCGGGCACCCGGCCCTGAGGCTGTGGCGAACGCCTCGCCCTCAGACCGGTGGCCGGAGCGGCAGCCCGATGGGCGATGCTCCCGCGAAAAGGCCCAAGCGATGGTAACCCTGACGCTGGCCCAGGGCAGCCACCGCTTTGACTGGTCGACGCGTTGCTGGGACGGCACCGAGCTTGTACTCGACATCGTCATGACGGCGCTGCCCTTCGGTGAACGCACCCTGCTTTCGATCGTGTACCGCGATATTTCCGAGCATAAGCGGGCCGAAAGCCAGATCCGGCAGTTAAACGCCTCACTGGAGAAACGGGTGACTGAGCGGACCGGCGCACTGCTGCGTTCCAACGAACAACTCAAGCAGGCCGAAGAACGCCTGCGCAAACGCAGCAACCACGTGCAGAGACACCGCGACGTGCTGCTGGAACTGGCCCAAGCCGACAAATCCGATCTCGACCAGGCGTTACAGACAGTTTGCGCGGTTTCGGCCGCGACCCTGGAGGTGGCGCGCGTCAGCTATTGGTCACTGGAGGAGAATGGCTCGGTGATCGTTTGCCAAAGCCTTTACCGGCGTGAG includes the following:
- a CDS encoding amylo-alpha-1,6-glucosidase, with the translated sequence MKDVIEVDNQYYVRAQSSLADDRTRVLLNGDTFAVFDRFGDCLSIGSGQFGVFCREARHISRLVLRLEDVRPLLLSSNVREDNIVLAVDLTNSDQKFEDGQSVAGGAIHVSRNIFLGTENCHERIALRNFSAHPVDFILTLDLDADFRDIFEVRGMARTKKGTLLPPEPGENGITFRYEGADGIRRSTIIRTRPAPAQVLPSGLRFHVHLRPKQEFIVEMLARFLQTGNGHKAEPAKIDYEGALAEVTSARQRNQAGCNIYTSNEQFNDWLNRSQADLRTLISPTPHGPYPYAGVPWYSTPFGRDGIITALQYLWVDPTVARGVLRFLAANQATEVGPAADAEPGKIFHEMRQSEMAATGEVPFRKYYGSIDATPLFLILAHAYFERTADRALIDELWPNLEMALQWIDKYGDRDQDGFVEYGRANPQGLIQQGWKDSYDSVFHADGSLAPGPIALCEVQAYVYAAKRGLAELARLRGRDELSGQLETAAESLKSNFSRAFWCEDLGCFALALDGDKRPCRVRTSNTGHVLFTGIATPEQERKIVSVLGSPALFSGWGIRTLATSEERYNPMSYHNGSVWPHDNSLIAYGLSQVADKGLATRLLTGLFDASIIFDLHRLPELFCGFERRPGKAPTNYPVACSPQAWASGAVFLILRSCLGLTVKAPESRIYLVRPSLPESIQEIEIRNLRVNDAVVKLRFVRHDYSVSVNIAERLGHVEIVSIK